In Streptomyces sp. TS71-3, the following proteins share a genomic window:
- a CDS encoding IlvD/Edd family dehydratase has protein sequence MSSSNGTHGSGTSAIDGTQGEGTPGPRAGAPRADRRSQAWFGASGRAGMIHRSWMRNQGYGDEVFDGRPVIGIATTWSQLAPCNAHLDEVAEAVKRGVWQAGGFPLVFPVLSTGETIIRPTAMLFRNLMAMDAEELIRNNPLDGVVLLSGCDKTTPGLLMGAASVDIPTIMVTGGPMLNGKFRGQDVGSGTHVWKFEAEMAAGRMSECQARAAEGCMARSKGHCMTMGTASTMACMAEALGMQLPGGGAYPAVDARRMELAQESGRRIVDLVDKDIRPSDILTREAFENAIRANAAIGGSTNAFIHLMALAGRLEGVELDWDLFDALGREVPTLVNLMPSGQYLMEDFCYAGGLPVVLRRLAEAGVMHADCLTVTGRSTGENVSGAECFNDDVIRTWADPYQPAGTGTAVLHGNLCPDGAVLKQSAASPELLVHEGRARVFDSPEAYHAVSDDPDLDITADDVIVVRGAGPKGYPGMPEVANVALPTKLLKQGVSDMVRISDGRMSGTGYGTVVLHVSPEAAVGGPLSLVRDGDRIRLDVPARELSLLVDDAELGRRRTEAGAAPAAEESPDPAGPGGYAWLYRQHVQQAHKGADFDFLTGTRGHAVPRDSH, from the coding sequence ATGAGCAGCAGCAACGGCACGCACGGTTCAGGCACTTCCGCGATCGACGGCACGCAGGGCGAGGGCACACCGGGCCCCCGCGCGGGCGCGCCCCGCGCCGACCGCCGCAGCCAGGCGTGGTTCGGCGCGTCGGGCCGGGCCGGCATGATCCACCGCTCCTGGATGCGCAACCAGGGCTACGGCGACGAGGTCTTCGACGGCCGCCCGGTGATCGGCATCGCCACCACCTGGTCGCAGCTCGCGCCCTGCAACGCCCACCTGGACGAGGTCGCGGAGGCCGTCAAGCGCGGCGTGTGGCAGGCCGGCGGCTTCCCGCTGGTGTTCCCGGTGCTCTCCACCGGGGAGACCATCATCCGCCCCACCGCCATGCTCTTCCGCAACCTGATGGCGATGGACGCGGAGGAGCTCATCCGGAACAACCCGCTGGACGGCGTGGTGCTGCTGTCCGGCTGCGACAAGACCACGCCGGGCCTGCTGATGGGCGCGGCCAGCGTGGACATCCCCACGATCATGGTCACCGGCGGGCCCATGCTCAACGGCAAGTTCCGCGGCCAGGACGTCGGCTCCGGCACCCACGTCTGGAAGTTCGAGGCCGAGATGGCGGCCGGGCGGATGAGCGAGTGCCAGGCACGCGCCGCCGAGGGCTGCATGGCCCGCTCCAAGGGCCACTGCATGACCATGGGCACCGCCTCCACGATGGCGTGCATGGCCGAGGCGCTCGGCATGCAGCTTCCCGGCGGCGGCGCCTACCCCGCGGTGGACGCGCGCCGCATGGAGCTGGCCCAGGAGTCGGGCCGCAGGATCGTCGACCTGGTCGACAAGGACATCAGGCCCAGCGACATCCTCACCCGCGAGGCCTTCGAGAACGCCATCCGCGCCAACGCCGCGATCGGCGGGTCCACCAACGCGTTCATCCACCTGATGGCCCTCGCCGGCCGCCTGGAGGGCGTCGAACTCGACTGGGACCTCTTCGACGCGCTCGGCCGCGAGGTGCCCACCCTCGTCAACCTGATGCCGTCCGGGCAGTACCTCATGGAGGACTTCTGCTATGCCGGGGGCCTGCCCGTCGTCCTGCGGCGGCTGGCCGAGGCCGGGGTGATGCACGCGGACTGCCTGACCGTCACGGGCCGCAGCACCGGCGAGAACGTCTCCGGCGCCGAGTGCTTCAACGACGACGTGATCCGCACCTGGGCCGACCCCTACCAGCCGGCCGGCACCGGCACCGCCGTGCTGCACGGCAACCTCTGCCCGGACGGCGCGGTGCTCAAGCAGTCCGCGGCCAGCCCCGAACTGCTCGTCCACGAGGGCAGGGCGCGGGTCTTCGACTCGCCGGAGGCCTACCACGCCGTCAGCGACGACCCCGACCTGGACATCACCGCCGACGACGTCATCGTGGTCAGGGGCGCGGGACCGAAGGGCTACCCGGGCATGCCGGAGGTCGCCAACGTCGCCCTGCCCACCAAGCTCCTCAAGCAGGGCGTCAGCGACATGGTCCGCATCAGCGACGGCCGGATGAGCGGCACCGGCTACGGCACCGTGGTGCTCCACGTCAGCCCGGAGGCCGCGGTGGGCGGCCCGCTCTCCCTGGTCCGCGACGGCGACCGGATCCGGCTCGACGTGCCCGCGCGCGAACTGTCCCTGCTCGTCGACGACGCAGAGCTCGGGCGCCGCCGTACGGAGGCGGGCGCGGCCCCGGCCGCCGAGGAGAGCCCCGACCCGGCGGGGCCCGGCGGCTACGCCTGGCTCTACCGCCAGCACGTCCAGCAGGCCCACAAAGGCGCCGACTTCGACTTCCTCACCGGCACCCGGGGCCACGCGGTGCCCCGGGACTCCCACTGA
- a CDS encoding glycoside hydrolase family 5 protein — protein sequence MRRHVSLLASALALFAAAAFSIAVPAAEAGAAPAAPAAAAAPELKVSGNRLVTASGTPYRLLGVNRSGGEFACIQGNGFWDGPMDRASVDAIRSWHVTAVRVPLNEECWLGTANVPAAYGGAAYQSAVAAYVKMLLAAGITPILEMHWSHGAYSGPSAGCADTAATCQKPMPDAQYAPAFWSGVASAFQDRRVVLDLFNEPYPERATGNETTGWTCWRDGGSCPGIGYQVAGFQSLVDAVRKTGNTDVILLGGLAYSNDLTQWLAYAPKDPAGNLAAFAHLYNFNTCSSTSCFDSQLAPVARQVPLTLSEIGENDCAHGFVDQVMNWADQHGAGYLGWTWNTWDCSSGPSLISDYNGTPTAYGEGLHTHLATQHAAAHALGG from the coding sequence ATGAGACGTCATGTCTCGCTCCTTGCGTCCGCGCTGGCCCTGTTCGCCGCCGCCGCGTTCTCGATCGCCGTCCCCGCGGCCGAGGCGGGTGCCGCGCCGGCGGCCCCGGCCGCCGCGGCGGCGCCCGAGCTCAAGGTGTCCGGCAACCGGCTGGTGACCGCCTCCGGCACCCCGTACCGGCTGCTCGGCGTGAACCGCTCGGGTGGCGAGTTCGCCTGCATCCAGGGCAACGGGTTCTGGGACGGGCCGATGGACCGCGCGTCCGTCGACGCCATCCGGTCCTGGCACGTCACCGCGGTGCGCGTGCCCCTCAACGAGGAGTGCTGGCTGGGCACCGCGAACGTCCCCGCGGCCTACGGCGGCGCGGCCTACCAGAGCGCCGTGGCCGCCTATGTGAAGATGCTGCTGGCGGCCGGCATCACGCCGATCCTGGAGATGCACTGGAGCCACGGCGCCTACTCGGGCCCGTCCGCGGGCTGCGCCGACACCGCGGCCACCTGCCAGAAACCCATGCCCGACGCCCAGTACGCGCCGGCCTTCTGGTCGGGCGTGGCCAGTGCCTTCCAGGACCGGCGCGTGGTCCTCGACCTGTTCAACGAGCCCTACCCGGAGCGTGCCACGGGCAACGAGACCACCGGCTGGACCTGCTGGCGCGACGGCGGCAGCTGCCCGGGCATCGGCTACCAGGTGGCCGGATTCCAGAGCCTGGTGGACGCGGTGCGCAAGACCGGGAACACCGACGTCATCCTGCTGGGCGGCCTCGCCTACTCCAACGACCTGACGCAGTGGCTCGCCTACGCGCCGAAGGACCCGGCCGGCAACCTGGCCGCCTTCGCGCACCTGTACAACTTCAACACCTGCTCCAGCACGTCCTGCTTCGACAGCCAGCTCGCGCCCGTCGCCCGGCAGGTGCCGCTGACGCTCTCCGAGATCGGTGAGAACGACTGCGCGCACGGCTTCGTCGACCAGGTCATGAACTGGGCCGACCAGCACGGCGCCGGCTATCTGGGCTGGACCTGGAACACCTGGGACTGCTCCTCGGGTCCGTCCCTGATCAGCGACTACAACGGCACGCCCACCGCGTACGGCGAGGGCCTGCACACCCACCTCGCCACCCAGCACGCCGCCGCCCACGCCCTCGGCGGCTGA
- the thrS gene encoding threonine--tRNA ligase gives MPRTDREENAVHDHKRLGRELGLFDTDPLIGAGLPYWLPDGAVVRHTVEEYIRDAERRAGYRHVCSPVLGKRELYEISGHWSHYGDDMFPPMDVGGEQIVLRPSLCPHHAVIYRSRAHSYRELPLRMAELGGMYRSELSGVLGGLTRVRAIQLNDAHIFCSVDQVAGEASGALEMIRGAYRALGIAPARYRLSLPGPGGKYVAAPELWRRATALLTDVLDSSGLPYEAVPGEAAFYGPKIDVQVADGAGRETTLSTVQVDFHQPERFDLQYVGADGARHRPVMVHRSIVGSVERAVAHLIEQHGGAFPAWLAPTQLVVLPVSEAEADCAEALARRCRDLGLRAEAVGPEVGSLAARVRQSRLVPYQGVLGSREAADGTLALRLRDGRRLAPAAVADVLARVLELVAARSVELWEEEAV, from the coding sequence GTGCCCCGCACAGACCGTGAGGAGAACGCCGTGCACGACCACAAGAGACTCGGCCGGGAACTCGGCCTGTTCGACACCGATCCGCTGATCGGCGCGGGACTGCCGTACTGGCTGCCCGACGGTGCCGTCGTACGGCACACCGTGGAGGAGTACATCCGCGACGCCGAGCGGCGCGCCGGCTACCGGCACGTGTGCTCGCCCGTGCTCGGCAAGCGCGAGCTGTACGAGATCTCCGGGCACTGGTCGCACTACGGCGACGACATGTTCCCGCCGATGGACGTGGGCGGCGAGCAGATCGTGCTCCGGCCGAGCCTGTGCCCGCACCACGCGGTGATCTACCGCTCCCGCGCCCACAGCTACCGCGAACTTCCGCTGCGCATGGCCGAGCTGGGCGGCATGTACCGCTCGGAGCTGTCGGGGGTGCTCGGCGGGCTGACCCGCGTGCGCGCCATCCAGCTCAACGACGCGCACATCTTCTGCTCCGTCGACCAGGTCGCCGGCGAGGCGAGCGGCGCCCTGGAGATGATCCGCGGGGCCTACCGGGCCCTCGGCATCGCCCCGGCCCGCTACCGCCTCTCCCTGCCAGGGCCCGGCGGCAAGTACGTGGCCGCCCCCGAACTGTGGCGGCGCGCCACCGCCCTGCTCACCGATGTCCTCGACAGCTCGGGCCTGCCCTACGAGGCGGTCCCGGGCGAGGCCGCCTTCTACGGGCCCAAGATCGATGTGCAGGTCGCGGACGGCGCCGGCCGGGAGACCACCCTGTCCACCGTCCAGGTCGACTTCCACCAGCCCGAGCGGTTCGACCTCCAGTACGTCGGCGCGGACGGCGCGAGGCACCGCCCCGTCATGGTGCACCGCAGCATCGTCGGCAGCGTGGAGCGGGCGGTCGCCCATCTGATCGAGCAGCACGGCGGTGCCTTCCCGGCCTGGCTCGCCCCCACCCAGCTCGTCGTTCTGCCCGTCTCCGAGGCCGAGGCGGACTGCGCCGAGGCGCTGGCGCGGCGCTGCCGCGACCTCGGGCTGCGCGCCGAAGCGGTCGGACCGGAGGTGGGCAGCCTGGCGGCGCGCGTCCGCCAGTCCCGGCTGGTGCCGTACCAGGGCGTTCTCGGGTCCAGGGAGGCCGCCGACGGCACCCTCGCCCTGCGCCTGCGGGACGGCCGCCGCCTCGCGCCCGCCGCCGTCGCGGACGTCCTCGCCCGCGTCCTCGAACTCGTCGCCGCCCGCTCCGTCGAGCTGTGGGAGGAGGAGGCGGTGTGA
- a CDS encoding DoxX family protein, whose product MDQLDKHTPHVLGLFRIVVALLFVCHGISTLFGVLAAPHGGGAPAFGQWPGWWAALIQLVGGILVLAGFGTRTAAMVCSGSMAFAYFTEHQPHELLPIQNGGEPAVMFCWAFLLIMCLGPGSFALSSAVERLRGQAAVPAPAVRG is encoded by the coding sequence ATGGATCAGTTGGACAAGCACACACCGCACGTTCTCGGTCTCTTCCGCATCGTCGTGGCACTGCTCTTCGTCTGCCACGGCATCTCGACGCTCTTCGGTGTACTGGCCGCACCGCACGGCGGCGGCGCACCCGCCTTCGGACAGTGGCCCGGCTGGTGGGCCGCGCTCATCCAGTTGGTGGGCGGCATCCTCGTCCTGGCCGGCTTCGGCACCCGCACGGCCGCCATGGTCTGCTCCGGCTCCATGGCCTTCGCCTACTTCACCGAGCACCAGCCGCACGAGCTGCTGCCGATCCAGAACGGCGGGGAGCCCGCGGTGATGTTCTGCTGGGCCTTCCTGCTCATCATGTGCCTCGGCCCCGGCAGCTTCGCGCTCAGCTCGGCCGTCGAACGCCTCCGCGGCCAGGCGGCGGTGCCCGCACCGGCCGTGCGGGGGTGA
- a CDS encoding glycoside hydrolase family 6 protein → MASKIPTTLPPRREGARVARRSALAAACVLAATATAALAVPASAAGSPFYVDPTTNAARWVAAHPSDSRAQVINDRIATVPQAHWFTETDTDTVRAEVDALVGAAATAGKIPILVVYDIPNRDCSGASTGGAPNHTAYRAWIDQLAAGLNGRPATVILEPDVLSIMTQCQSSAQQAETEASLAYAGKALKAASAKAKVYFDAGHSTWLSPSAIASRLVAADIAHSADGISTNVSNYNRTADEVNYDKKVLAAIGDPALHAVVDTSRNGNGPAPGAEWCDPAGRALGTPSTDETGDSQIDAFLWAKLPGEADGCAGPAGQFDPQLAYNLATGAAAHR, encoded by the coding sequence ATGGCCAGCAAGATCCCGACCACCCTCCCGCCCCGCCGCGAAGGCGCCCGGGTAGCCCGCAGGTCCGCCCTCGCCGCGGCCTGCGTGCTCGCTGCCACCGCCACCGCCGCCCTGGCGGTTCCGGCGTCGGCCGCCGGCTCGCCGTTCTACGTCGATCCCACCACCAACGCCGCCCGGTGGGTGGCGGCGCACCCCAGCGACTCACGCGCCCAGGTCATCAACGACCGGATCGCCACCGTGCCCCAGGCGCACTGGTTCACCGAGACCGACACCGACACCGTCCGGGCCGAGGTGGACGCCCTGGTGGGCGCCGCGGCGACCGCGGGGAAGATCCCGATCCTGGTCGTCTACGACATCCCCAACCGGGACTGCTCGGGCGCGAGCACCGGCGGCGCCCCGAACCACACCGCCTACCGCGCCTGGATCGACCAGCTGGCCGCCGGGCTGAACGGCCGGCCCGCGACCGTCATCCTGGAGCCCGACGTCCTGTCCATCATGACCCAGTGCCAGAGCAGCGCGCAGCAGGCCGAAACCGAGGCCTCGCTCGCGTACGCGGGCAAGGCGCTCAAGGCGGCCTCGGCGAAGGCCAAGGTGTACTTCGACGCCGGGCACTCCACCTGGCTGTCGCCCTCCGCGATCGCCTCACGGCTGGTCGCCGCCGACATCGCGCACAGCGCCGACGGCATCTCGACCAACGTCTCGAACTACAACCGCACCGCGGACGAGGTGAACTACGACAAGAAGGTGCTCGCCGCCATCGGCGACCCGGCCCTGCACGCCGTCGTGGACACCAGCCGCAACGGCAACGGGCCCGCGCCGGGCGCCGAGTGGTGCGACCCCGCCGGGCGCGCCCTAGGCACCCCGTCCACCGACGAGACCGGCGACTCGCAGATCGACGCGTTCCTCTGGGCCAAGCTGCCGGGCGAGGCGGACGGCTGCGCCGGTCCCGCCGGGCAGTTCGACCCCCAGCTCGCCTACAACCTCGCCACCGGCGCCGCCGCCCACCGCTGA
- a CDS encoding glycoside hydrolase family 44 protein, which yields MHPKRSTVLPLLAAAVVTAATMVAGSPLAHAAGGPALTVDAKAAGHPISPDIYGMNFADAGLAKELKLPVDRWGGNATTRYNYLTSTSNRASDWYFENIPDDVADPARLPDGSSTDQFVEKDETAGADTILTVPLIGWVPKDREKACGFGVAKYGPQQSTDQWMPDCGNGVATDGKNVTGNDPADTSVRAGAAYVTDWLRHLTGKYGTAAKGGVKYYDLDNEADIWHATHRDVHPEGAGYDEIRDSTYTIAGAVKAADPGARTLGPVGWGWNSILLSGLDQKTCNETGGDCWSNPPDQAAHGGVPYATWYLRQMAAYQRQHRTRILDYYDNHWYPQGSGITSGGEDAATQALRLRSTRQLWDPGYTDESWINQPVDLIPRMRQLVDQNYPGTKLAVSEYNWGALDHIDGALAEADVLGIYGREGLDLATLWSPPAPTDPGAFAFRMYLDYDGRGSAFGDTSLTAASADPDKVSVFASRRSSDGALTLMVINKFTDGLTTPLNVTGLASRTRAQVFQYSGANTSAITRLPDQVVSGGKASLTLPGYSVTELVVPAAGQVHTGHHRDANGQQASTAPVHDARSAGADQAVPPARPVSTRGVHTVTGSTLPRDTSTAHHG from the coding sequence ATGCACCCCAAGCGGTCGACGGTCCTGCCGCTGCTGGCCGCGGCGGTGGTCACCGCGGCGACCATGGTGGCCGGATCCCCGCTGGCCCATGCGGCCGGCGGCCCCGCGCTCACCGTGGACGCCAAGGCGGCCGGCCATCCGATCAGCCCGGACATCTACGGCATGAACTTCGCCGACGCGGGCCTCGCCAAGGAGCTGAAGCTGCCCGTGGACCGGTGGGGAGGCAACGCCACCACCCGCTACAACTACCTCACCAGCACCAGCAACCGGGCCAGCGACTGGTACTTCGAGAACATCCCGGACGACGTCGCCGACCCGGCCCGGCTGCCGGACGGCTCCAGCACCGACCAGTTCGTCGAGAAGGACGAGACCGCCGGCGCGGACACCATCCTGACGGTGCCGCTGATCGGCTGGGTGCCCAAGGACCGCGAGAAGGCCTGCGGGTTCGGCGTGGCGAAGTACGGTCCCCAGCAGAGCACCGACCAGTGGATGCCCGACTGCGGCAACGGCGTGGCCACGGACGGCAAGAACGTCACGGGCAACGACCCGGCGGACACCAGCGTCAGGGCCGGCGCCGCGTACGTCACGGACTGGCTGCGCCACCTCACCGGGAAGTACGGCACGGCCGCGAAGGGCGGTGTGAAGTACTACGACCTCGACAACGAGGCCGACATCTGGCACGCCACCCACCGCGACGTGCATCCCGAGGGCGCCGGCTACGACGAGATCAGGGACAGCACGTACACCATCGCGGGTGCGGTCAAGGCCGCCGACCCCGGCGCCCGGACGCTCGGCCCGGTCGGCTGGGGCTGGAACTCCATCCTGCTCTCCGGGCTCGACCAGAAGACGTGCAACGAGACGGGCGGCGACTGCTGGTCCAACCCGCCCGACCAGGCCGCACACGGCGGCGTCCCCTACGCCACCTGGTACCTGCGGCAGATGGCCGCCTACCAGCGGCAGCACCGCACCCGGATCCTCGACTACTACGACAACCACTGGTACCCGCAGGGCTCGGGCATCACCAGCGGCGGTGAGGACGCTGCCACCCAGGCCCTGCGGCTGCGCTCCACCCGGCAGCTCTGGGACCCCGGCTACACCGACGAGAGCTGGATCAACCAGCCGGTGGACCTCATCCCGCGGATGCGCCAGCTCGTGGACCAGAACTACCCCGGCACCAAGCTCGCCGTCAGCGAGTACAACTGGGGCGCGCTGGACCACATCGACGGCGCCCTGGCCGAGGCGGACGTGCTCGGCATCTACGGGCGCGAGGGCCTCGACCTGGCCACGCTCTGGTCGCCGCCGGCCCCCACCGACCCGGGTGCGTTCGCGTTCCGGATGTACCTCGACTACGACGGCAGGGGATCGGCGTTCGGCGACACCTCCCTGACGGCGGCGAGCGCCGACCCCGACAAGGTCTCCGTCTTCGCCTCGCGGCGCTCCTCGGACGGCGCGCTGACGCTGATGGTGATCAACAAGTTTACCGACGGGCTGACCACACCGCTGAACGTCACGGGGCTGGCGAGCAGGACACGGGCCCAGGTGTTCCAGTACAGCGGCGCGAACACGTCCGCCATCACCCGGCTCCCCGACCAGGTCGTGAGCGGCGGCAAGGCGTCGCTGACGCTGCCCGGCTACTCCGTCACCGAGCTGGTCGTGCCGGCCGCCGGCCAGGTGCACACCGGCCACCACCGCGACGCGAACGGGCAGCAGGCGTCCACCGCACCGGTGCACGACGCGCGTTCGGCCGGGGCGGACCAAGCCGTGCCGCCCGCCCGGCCGGTGTCCACCCGGGGCGTGCACACCGTCACCGGCAGCACGCTGCCGCGGGACACCTCCACGGCACACCACGGCTAG
- a CDS encoding ATP-binding protein, which produces MTPVDAPLQVGEEMDLRMGDPEEGLVLSCDFSLPTDPVSVPASRAIAGQTLDAWGFARGDELREKALLVLSELVTNSVRHAASLSPHVEVGLSLTGSELTVAVHDRHPFRPFPLPGPRADGSGGWGLRLVRDLAAETGGAMAVRADRDGSGKTVAARLPLSV; this is translated from the coding sequence ATGACCCCAGTTGACGCGCCTTTGCAGGTGGGAGAAGAGATGGACCTGCGGATGGGCGATCCGGAGGAGGGACTCGTCCTGTCGTGCGACTTCTCCCTGCCCACCGACCCCGTCTCCGTGCCCGCCTCGCGCGCCATCGCCGGCCAGACCCTGGACGCCTGGGGCTTCGCCCGCGGCGACGAGCTCCGTGAGAAGGCGCTGCTGGTACTGAGCGAGCTGGTCACCAACAGCGTGCGGCACGCCGCCTCCCTCTCTCCCCATGTCGAGGTCGGCCTCAGCCTGACGGGCAGCGAGCTGACCGTCGCCGTCCACGACCGGCACCCGTTCCGCCCGTTCCCCCTTCCGGGGCCCCGCGCCGACGGCAGCGGAGGGTGGGGGCTGCGCCTGGTGAGGGACCTCGCCGCGGAGACGGGCGGTGCGATGGCCGTCCGCGCCGACCGGGACGGTTCCGGCAAGACGGTGGCGGCGCGCCTTCCCCTGAGTGTCTAG
- a CDS encoding glycoside hydrolase family 6 protein has protein sequence MRSGPPRISRYRRGSLAALAAMALASGLMVMSGGSANGAAAARVDNPYAGAKVYVNPDWSAKAAAESGGAAISNQPTGVWMDRIAAIQGTSGAMGLKAHLDKAKSQGANLIQIVIYDLPGRDCAALASNGELGPDEIGKYESDYIDPIAAIESDPAYADLRIVNTIEIDSLPNLVTNTGSRATATPQCDTMKANGNYVTGVGYALGKLGAAQNVYNYIDAGHHGWIGWADNFGATAQLLHQAATTAGASVDDVAGIITNTANYSATQEPYFKVGDTINGQPVRSQAKWIDWNDYVDELSFAQAFVAEMKKDGFRSDIGALIDTSRNGWGGSARPTGPGPKTSADAYVNGGRIDRRIQLGNWCNQSGAGLGERPKASPATGIDAYVWMKPPGESDGASQEIPNDEGKGFDRMCDPTYTGNPRNNNNMSGALANAPLSGDWFSAQFQELLKNAYPPVR, from the coding sequence ATGAGATCAGGCCCCCCACGTATCTCGCGCTACCGTCGCGGCAGCCTCGCCGCCCTGGCCGCCATGGCACTCGCCTCCGGGCTGATGGTGATGAGCGGTGGCTCCGCCAACGGCGCCGCCGCCGCGCGCGTTGACAACCCGTACGCGGGCGCCAAGGTGTACGTCAACCCGGACTGGTCCGCGAAGGCCGCCGCCGAATCCGGTGGTGCGGCCATCTCCAACCAGCCCACCGGTGTCTGGATGGACCGTATCGCCGCCATCCAGGGCACCAGCGGGGCCATGGGCCTCAAGGCGCACCTCGACAAGGCGAAGTCGCAGGGCGCCAACCTGATCCAGATCGTGATCTACGACCTGCCCGGCCGGGACTGTGCGGCCCTCGCCTCCAACGGCGAGCTGGGCCCGGACGAGATCGGCAAGTACGAGAGCGACTACATCGACCCGATCGCGGCGATCGAGTCGGACCCGGCCTACGCCGACCTCCGGATCGTGAACACGATCGAGATCGACTCGCTGCCGAACCTGGTGACGAACACGGGCAGCCGGGCGACCGCAACGCCGCAGTGCGACACCATGAAGGCCAACGGCAACTACGTGACCGGTGTCGGCTACGCGCTGGGCAAGCTCGGTGCCGCCCAGAACGTGTACAACTACATCGACGCGGGCCACCACGGCTGGATCGGGTGGGCGGACAACTTCGGCGCCACCGCCCAGCTGCTCCACCAGGCGGCCACCACGGCCGGTGCCTCGGTCGACGACGTGGCGGGCATCATCACCAACACCGCCAACTACTCGGCGACCCAGGAGCCGTACTTCAAGGTCGGCGACACGATCAACGGCCAGCCGGTGCGCTCGCAGGCCAAGTGGATCGACTGGAACGACTACGTCGACGAGCTGTCGTTCGCCCAGGCCTTCGTGGCCGAGATGAAGAAGGACGGCTTCAGGAGCGACATCGGCGCGCTCATCGACACCTCCCGCAACGGCTGGGGCGGATCCGCCCGTCCCACCGGGCCCGGCCCGAAGACCAGCGCCGACGCATACGTCAACGGCGGCCGCATCGATCGCCGCATCCAGCTCGGCAACTGGTGCAACCAGTCCGGCGCCGGTCTCGGCGAGCGTCCGAAGGCCTCTCCCGCCACGGGCATCGACGCGTACGTCTGGATGAAGCCCCCGGGCGAGTCCGACGGCGCCAGCCAGGAGATCCCGAACGACGAGGGCAAGGGCTTCGACCGGATGTGCGACCCGACGTACACCGGCAACCCGCGCAACAACAACAACATGTCCGGCGCCCTGGCCAACGCCCCGCTCTCCGGCGACTGGTTCTCCGCGCAGTTCCAGGAACTGCTGAAGAACGCCTACCCGCCGGTCAGGTAA
- a CDS encoding NIPSNAP family protein — protein sequence MITCVVQYVIDPAKIESFERFGHRWMELVDRHGGTHHGYFLPSEGASDRALALFSFPSLAAYEEYRALFGRDPEFIEADRIRDESGCVLRYERTFMRPLLPDRP from the coding sequence ATGATTACCTGCGTGGTCCAGTATGTGATCGACCCGGCGAAGATCGAGTCATTCGAGCGCTTCGGGCACCGCTGGATGGAGCTGGTCGACCGGCACGGCGGCACGCACCACGGGTACTTCCTGCCGTCCGAGGGCGCCAGCGACAGAGCGCTCGCGCTGTTCAGCTTCCCCAGCCTCGCCGCCTACGAGGAGTACCGGGCCCTGTTCGGCCGGGACCCCGAGTTCATCGAGGCGGACCGCATCAGGGACGAGAGCGGCTGCGTCCTGCGCTACGAGCGCACCTTCATGCGCCCGCTGCTGCCGGACCGCCCCTGA
- a CDS encoding SDR family NAD(P)-dependent oxidoreductase, whose amino-acid sequence MPKTFLVTGSSRGLGREIVSAALAAGHRVMATARDPRALAGMAAAHGDRMRTSQFDVTDAGAAERVVRETIEAFGRLDVAVNNAGQGDRAALEDTTMEAFRRQVDTNFHGPVHLSRAALPVMRQQGGGHIIQVSSLGGRIASPGMTAYQSAKWALGGFSEVLATEVAPLGIKVTVLEPGGMRTDWAGASMHTPPVSEPYRATVGAAAESMATFAQEAVGDPARVALAVLAVADLDEPPMRLLLGSDAYAYGRAAWARRLDEDEKWQHLSVSTDHDHTDGDGSRWLGTLSGDRSA is encoded by the coding sequence ATGCCGAAGACATTCCTGGTCACCGGTTCCTCCCGCGGCCTCGGCCGCGAGATCGTCAGCGCGGCGCTGGCCGCCGGGCACCGGGTGATGGCCACCGCCCGTGACCCGCGCGCGCTCGCCGGCATGGCCGCCGCGCACGGCGACCGGATGCGCACATCGCAGTTCGACGTGACCGACGCCGGCGCCGCGGAACGCGTCGTGCGCGAGACCATCGAGGCGTTCGGACGCCTGGACGTCGCGGTGAACAACGCCGGCCAGGGCGACCGCGCGGCCCTGGAGGACACCACCATGGAGGCCTTCCGCCGCCAGGTCGACACCAACTTCCACGGCCCGGTCCACCTCAGCCGGGCCGCCCTGCCGGTGATGCGGCAGCAGGGCGGCGGCCACATCATCCAGGTCTCCTCCCTGGGCGGCCGGATCGCCAGCCCCGGCATGACCGCCTACCAGTCGGCCAAGTGGGCCCTCGGCGGCTTCTCCGAGGTCCTGGCCACCGAGGTCGCCCCGCTGGGCATCAAGGTCACCGTCCTGGAACCCGGCGGCATGCGCACCGACTGGGCCGGGGCGTCCATGCACACCCCACCGGTCAGCGAGCCCTACCGGGCCACCGTCGGCGCCGCGGCGGAGTCGATGGCCACGTTCGCCCAGGAGGCCGTCGGCGACCCGGCCAGGGTGGCTCTCGCCGTCCTCGCCGTCGCCGATCTCGACGAGCCCCCGATGCGCCTGCTGCTCGGCTCGGACGCCTACGCCTACGGACGCGCCGCCTGGGCCCGGCGCCTCGACGAGGACGAGAAGTGGCAGCACCTCAGCGTCTCCACCGACCACGACCACACCGACGGCGACGGCTCGCGGTGGCTCGGCACGCTCTCCGGCGACCGGAGCGCATGA